The genomic interval GAGGCCGGCCACGTCTTCCCCCCCTCGCCGCTTTCATGATCATCAGCGACGGCTACCGGCTTCTCGCCGGTAGAACCTGTTCTCGCCGACGCAGGCCCGCATGTCGACGCGCCGGAACCAGATGGCGCGACCGCAGCGTAGCGGCGGGTTGCCCGCCGTGAAGATGATCTGTTCGTCGGTCCGCATGCGCAGCACCTCATGCGGCAGCAGCAGCGGCCGGCGCGCAAGCTGTTTGGACCGCGTGCGAGAGGAACCCGACATCTGCGAGGATTGGGTCAACTGATCAACCTCGACCGTCGTGTCACCGCAGCGCTTCGAAATGTAGTCGGCGGTGTCGGGATCGTTGATCGCCGAGAAGGAAATCCAGGATGCGCTCTCGAACCATTTGCTTGTGGCATCACGTCCGCCATAGGCCTCGCGCATTTGGCCGATCGACTGGTAGAGCATCAAGAGGGTGATGCCGTATTTGCGGCCCGCATCGCGCGCAGTTTCGAGAATGCGTAAGTAGCCGAGGCGAGCGACCTCATCGAGCAGGAACAGGGTCCTGCCGGTCACTTCGCCATTACGATTGTAGATGGCGTTAAGCAGCGCGCCGATGATGACGCGAGCAAGGCCAGCGTGGTTTTCCAGCGTCTTGAGGTCGAGATTGATGAAGACGTCCGTCCGGCCCTCCACGAGCTCGGCCGTCGTGAAGCTCGACCCCGACACCAGCGCGGCATAGTTGGCATAGGAGAGCCAGTGCGTCTCCTTCACGGCGTTGGCGTAGACGCCGCTAAAAGTCTCCGGGGTCATAGCGATGAACGGCGCGACGTTCTCCTTCACGAACTCCGATTCCGAGTTGTCGTAGATCGTCTGAAGCCGCTGGCGCAGCTTTGGCTCCGGCTCGGACAGGTTGGCGCGGACCTGGCGCAAGTGCTTATCTTTCCTTTCGGTATGACCGGACAGACAGACGTCGGCGATCAGTGCCGTCAGCAGCTGCAAGGCTGAGGCGCGAAAGAAGTCGTCCCGCGCCGAGCCCTGGCGCGGATTGTCGGTCATGACCCATGAGGCGACGGCGGCAATGTCCTCTTCCTTGGTCGCGCCGTGCTGGCCGATCCAGTCGAGCACATTGAAGCCGATCTCTGACGAGCGCGGGTCGAGCACGAAGACCTGGCGACCGGCCTCCTGCCGGTGCGCGGTCACCATCGGTGCGACCTCGTTCGAGGGGTCAAGGACCACCAGCCCGCCGCCCCATTTGAGCGCTGTCGGCACGGTCACGGATGTCGTTTTGAAGCCGCCGGAACCTGCGAACACGATGCCGTGCGAGGAGCCGAAGGACGCATCGAAGCAAAGCAGGGGAGACTTGCCGCCGGCGCCCCAGGTCTCAGGGTCGTCGGCGCGGAAGGATTGGTCGGCGACCGCATCCCGGTCGACGCGATAGCGCTCCCCGACCACGATGCCACCTGCCTCCGGGAACAGCCGCGCAGCCTCGGTCATCGCCATCCAGTCGGACTCGCCATGGATCGCGCGCCGGCCCCGGATGCGGCGCGGTTCAGCGGCCGCGAAGGCGGCATTGCCCCTCATGGCCACCCGCAACCCGAACACGGCCGCGAGCGCCGCGATCGTCGCTCCGATGATGGTCGCGGGATCGGCAAAAGCGACAAGCCGGTCATCACCGGTCAGGGCACGGGCGAAGGAATGCAGGCGCGCGATCTCGCGCAACGCGGCGACCGCGACCACAACGAAACCTCCGAGCACGACGCTCCAGCCGGCGAAGCGGATCGCCGTCGCACCAGCTGCCGCGAACAGGAAGACGACGCCGACCGCCGCGGCCATGACGTAGGGCAGGGCGATGCCGATCCGGCCGAGCACCAAGTGCGCGTTCGGGCTCGCCCCGAACTTCGACAGCCGCGCCTCGATGCCGGTGAGGGCGAGGCACAGGCCCGCCATCAGCACGGCCGGCGCGATTGCCAATACGATCTTATGGGCTCTCATGGCCGAACGCCTTCGCGCCGATCGCCGTCAGGCGCTCGCGTTCTGCCTCGTTGCCGCGCAGGCGGTTCGAAGCATCGATCAGCAGGCCCAGCAGCAGCGCGCGCTTCTCGTAGCGTAGCCCGGCCTTGGCGATCAGGCCGCCGAGCTCGATCTTCTCCCTTGTGTCCTTCTTGCGGGCGTCAGTGGCGTCGGAGCGGCGCATGCGTTCAGCCCTGTTCAGCCAGATCCGAAGACGCGCCAGGCGCGTCGGCCGCGGCCGCCTTGGCGGGTCTGCTCCCACCTTTGCGAAACCGGCCGGCGATCTCCTCGAAGGCCGACAGCAGAGCGCCTTCCTCGATCTCGATTTCGCCCATCCCAGCCTTGAGCGCGATGCGGCCGATGCGCTCGGCTTCGCGGGTTTCGGCCTGCCTCAGCTGATCCTGCAACCGAGCGATTTCGTCCCTGATCTGCCGCGAGGGCTTTTTCATTCCGAAAGACCTTTCCTTTCAACTTGCGCGAAGCGTCCGAAGGAAAGCCGGGCTGAGCGCGAAGCGCGACCCGGGTAATTAACGGGGTCGGCGAAGCCGACGCTTTGGAAGATCATCCCGCCGTTCCGAAGGAGCGGTCTAAGGGCGCAGTTATACGTCGCTGACGCGACGTCCTGCTTCCCAGCCCGAATGGGCGGGCCGATCCCGACGAACAGGATGTTCGTTCTCTTCGGGATCGCCCCTCGTGGCCATTACGCATTTCACCGTCCAGATCATCGGCCGTGCCGGCGGCCGCAGCGCCGTTCTGTCGGCCGCTTACCGCCATTGCGCCCGCATGGAGCACGAGGCGGAGGCGAGGGTCGTCGACTATTCGAACAAGCGGGGGCTAGCGCATGAGGAATTCCTGCTGCCGCCCGATGCGCCGGCCTGGGCGCGCGCGCTGATCGCCGACCGCTCCGTCGCGAGCGCGACCGAGGCATTCTGGAACAAGGTCGAGGCCTTCGAGAAACGCTCCGATGCGCAGTTCGCGCGGGAGGCGATCATCGCCCTGCCGGTGGAGCTCACGACCGAACAGAATATCGCTCTCATGCGCCAGTTCGTGGCGCAGGAGATTTTAGCGCGAGGACAGGTCGCCGACTGGGTCTATCACGATGAACCCGGCAATCCGCATGTCCACCTGATGACGACGCTGCGGCCGCTGACTGAGGAGGGTTTCGGCGGCAAGAGGGTCGCCGTATCAGGCGACGACGGCAAGCCGCTCCGCACCGACGCCGGCAAAATCCGCTATGCGCTCTGGGCCGGCGACAAGCAGGAGTTTTTGGCGCAACGGGCGCGGTGGATCGATCTGCAGAACCACCATCTCGCGCTCGCCGGCCTCGAGATCCGTGTCGATGGCCGCTCCTATGCCGAGCGCGGCATCGACCTCGTCCCGACCACCCATATCGGTGTCGCGGCAAAAGCGATCGACCGGAAAGCGAAGGTCGAAGGCGCGGCGCACGGGCTTGATCGGCTGGCGGTCTTCGAAGAGAGCCGGGCCGAGAATGCTCGACGCATCGAGCGCCGGCCGGAGATCGTGCTCGAGCTTGTCAGCCGCGAGAAGAGCGTCTTTGACGAGCGCGATCTCGCCAAGGCGCTGCATCGCTACATCGATGACGCCGGCAGCTTCCAGGCCCTCCTGAACCGCATCCTACAAAGCCCGGATGTCGTGCGGTTGCAGGCCGCTGGCGTCGACTTTGCGAGCGGCGCGCGGACCCCGGCCAGGCTTACAACGCGCGAACTGATCCACCTGGAAGCCGACATGGCACGACGCGCGATCGGCCTTGCCCGCACCAACAGCTTCAGCGTCCGGGAGAAGGCCATAAGCGAGGTGCTGGCGCGGCATGCGCAGCTCTCGGCGGAGCAGCGCGCGGCGATCGAGCACGTCATGGCGCCGGCGCGGATCGCGGCCGTGATCGGGCGGGCTGGCGCCGGCAAGACGACGATGATGCGCGCGGCGCGCGACGTGTGGGAAGCGGCCGGGTATCGGGTCGTCGGCGCGGCGCTTGCCGGCAAGGCCGCCGAAGGCTTGTCGAAGGAAGCGGGGATCGTCTCGCATACGTTGTCGTCGTGGGAGCTGCGCTGGCAGAACGACCGTGACGTCCTCGATGGGCGGACCGTCATGGTGATCGACGAGGCCGGCATGATCGCCTCGCGGCAGATGGCGACCTTCGTGGAAGCCGCATCGTGGACTGGGGCAAAACTCGTCCTGGTCGGCGATCCCGACCAGCTTCAGCCGATTGAAGCGGGCGCCGCGTTCCGGTCGATCACCGAGCGCATCGGCTATGCTGAGCTCGAGACCATCTATCGCCAGCACGCGCAATGGATGCGGGATGCCTCGCTCGATCTCGCGCGCGGACGCATCACTGAGGCGCTGGCAACCTATCGCGCCCAGGGCCGCATTCTCGGCTCCGAGCTCAAGGCCCAGGCGATCGATAACCTGATCGTGGACTGGAACCGCGATTACGATCCGGCGAAGACCTCGCTGATCCTCGCGCATCTGCGCCGCGATGTGCGCTCCCTCAACGATATGGCGCGCGGCAAGCTGATCGAGCGCGGCCTCCTCGAGGAAGGACATGCGTTCCGGACCGCGGATGGCGAGCGCCGCTTTGCCGTCGGCGATCAGATCGTGTTCCTGCAGAACGAGGGCTTGCTCGGTGTCAAGAACGGCATGATCGGCAAGGTCGTGGAAGCCGAGCCGGGGCGGTTCATCGCCGAGATCGGCGAGCGCGG from Bradyrhizobium sp. CCGUVB1N3 carries:
- the traG gene encoding Ti-type conjugative transfer system protein TraG, yielding MRAHKIVLAIAPAVLMAGLCLALTGIEARLSKFGASPNAHLVLGRIGIALPYVMAAAVGVVFLFAAAGATAIRFAGWSVVLGGFVVVAVAALREIARLHSFARALTGDDRLVAFADPATIIGATIAALAAVFGLRVAMRGNAAFAAAEPRRIRGRRAIHGESDWMAMTEAARLFPEAGGIVVGERYRVDRDAVADQSFRADDPETWGAGGKSPLLCFDASFGSSHGIVFAGSGGFKTTSVTVPTALKWGGGLVVLDPSNEVAPMVTAHRQEAGRQVFVLDPRSSEIGFNVLDWIGQHGATKEEDIAAVASWVMTDNPRQGSARDDFFRASALQLLTALIADVCLSGHTERKDKHLRQVRANLSEPEPKLRQRLQTIYDNSESEFVKENVAPFIAMTPETFSGVYANAVKETHWLSYANYAALVSGSSFTTAELVEGRTDVFINLDLKTLENHAGLARVIIGALLNAIYNRNGEVTGRTLFLLDEVARLGYLRILETARDAGRKYGITLLMLYQSIGQMREAYGGRDATSKWFESASWISFSAINDPDTADYISKRCGDTTVEVDQLTQSSQMSGSSRTRSKQLARRPLLLPHEVLRMRTDEQIIFTAGNPPLRCGRAIWFRRVDMRACVGENRFYRREAGSRR
- the traD gene encoding type IV conjugative transfer system coupling protein TraD; this encodes MRRSDATDARKKDTREKIELGGLIAKAGLRYEKRALLLGLLIDASNRLRGNEAERERLTAIGAKAFGHESP
- the traC gene encoding conjugal transfer protein TraC, with product MKKPSRQIRDEIARLQDQLRQAETREAERIGRIALKAGMGEIEIEEGALLSAFEEIAGRFRKGGSRPAKAAAADAPGASSDLAEQG
- the traA gene encoding Ti-type conjugative transfer relaxase TraA, which gives rise to MAITHFTVQIIGRAGGRSAVLSAAYRHCARMEHEAEARVVDYSNKRGLAHEEFLLPPDAPAWARALIADRSVASATEAFWNKVEAFEKRSDAQFAREAIIALPVELTTEQNIALMRQFVAQEILARGQVADWVYHDEPGNPHVHLMTTLRPLTEEGFGGKRVAVSGDDGKPLRTDAGKIRYALWAGDKQEFLAQRARWIDLQNHHLALAGLEIRVDGRSYAERGIDLVPTTHIGVAAKAIDRKAKVEGAAHGLDRLAVFEESRAENARRIERRPEIVLELVSREKSVFDERDLAKALHRYIDDAGSFQALLNRILQSPDVVRLQAAGVDFASGARTPARLTTRELIHLEADMARRAIGLARTNSFSVREKAISEVLARHAQLSAEQRAAIEHVMAPARIAAVIGRAGAGKTTMMRAARDVWEAAGYRVVGAALAGKAAEGLSKEAGIVSHTLSSWELRWQNDRDVLDGRTVMVIDEAGMIASRQMATFVEAASWTGAKLVLVGDPDQLQPIEAGAAFRSITERIGYAELETIYRQHAQWMRDASLDLARGRITEALATYRAQGRILGSELKAQAIDNLIVDWNRDYDPAKTSLILAHLRRDVRSLNDMARGKLIERGLLEEGHAFRTADGERRFAVGDQIVFLQNEGLLGVKNGMIGKVVEAEPGRFIAEIGERGHRQRVEVDQRFYPHVDHGYATTIHKSQGATVDRVKVLASLSLDRHLTYVAMTRHREDVALYYGRRSFGLNGGLSAVLSRLNAKETTLDYASGRFYRDALRFAANRGLHIVQVARTLLLDRVRWTIRQKDKLALFARRLRAVGEKLGLANARTSTVTATKKEALPMVAGVTTFPKSLIDTVEDRILADPAIKKQWEDVSTRFRLVFADPERAFRATNFDAMLKDSATATSTLERLGLKPESFGALRGKVGLLAGKAKSQERQRAEANVPALKKDIERYLRLRAEAEHKHEAEERAIRQRVAIEIPALSRDARRVLERVRDAIDRNDLPSALEFALADRMVKAEIDGFNKAIAERFGDRTFLPNAAKEPSGQTLEKVAAGMDPARRAQLKEAWPTMRAAQQLASGERTAQALKQAEAERLAQRQGQTLK